One Fusarium musae strain F31 chromosome 6, whole genome shotgun sequence DNA segment encodes these proteins:
- a CDS encoding hypothetical protein (EggNog:ENOG41~MEROPS:MER0000328), which yields MVQLKSFAVIATTLLGCCLTAPTTPSGVDSTIPGSYIITLKSEIKAPAVEAHMKWVDGVHKRSLDKRDGDNGVEKTFETEAGFHGYSGTFDEETVKQIKKSPEVVRIEPDRRVKLTWGASKRQEQPVEPAPPAETTSQEGEDTEDEDEDDQLEKRSEINQKSSTWGLGTISHRNKGFQNYIYHKQSGSDSFAYLVDSGVRTTHKEFQGRAKNGWTAFRKDYVDRLGHGTHVAGTIAGKTFGVAKKAKIISVKVFQGDSADLSVILNGIEWAVNDIIKKKRQEFSVINLSLGIDGVSGALNDIIKNAAKSGVIFVVAAGNQGTNANTKSPASAPQAITVGAIDKNWRIPSWSNYGSSVDMMAPGVDVVSASYLSDNGTYIESGTSMATPHVSGLVLYAQSVYGITGVDTTTKYIKKYATNNKVVGSRRGSPNLIANNNNLAQSK from the exons ATGGTTCAACTTAAGAGTTTCGCAGTTATTGCTACCACCCTCCTTGGCTGTTGTCTAACAGCACCTACAACTCCTTCTGGGGTCGACAGCACAATCCCTGGCAGCTACATCATTACCCTCAAGTCTGAGATCAAGGCCCCTGCAGTTGAGGCTCATATGAAATGGGTTGACGGTGTTCACAAGCGAAGTCTCGACAAGCGTGATGGCGACAATGGCGTTGAGAAGACATTTGAGACTGAGGCTGGTTTCCACGGGTACTCTGGTACATTCGACGAGGAGACAGTGAAGCAGATTAAGAAGAGTCCCGAG GTCGTCCGTATTGAGCCTGACCGTAGAGTCAAGTTAACATGGGGCGCTTCCAAGCGTCAAGAACAACCCGTGgaaccagcaccaccagcagaAACGACAAGTCAAGAAGGCGAGGacactgaagatgaggatgaggatgatcagcttgagaagagaagcgaaATCAACCAAAAATCAAGCACATGGGGTCTCGGAACCATCTCACACCGCAACAAGGGCTTCCAGAACTATATCTACCACAAGCAAAGCGGATCTGACTCATTTGCCTATCTTGTTGATAGCGGTGTCCGTACCACACACAAGGAGTTCCAAGGCCGGGCCAAGAATGGCTGGACAGCCTTCCGAAAAGATTATGTTGACCGATTGGGCCATGGTACTCATGTTGCTGGGACCATCGCTGGAAAGACCTTCGGAGTCGCTAAGAAGGCTAAGATCATTTCTGTTAAGGTCTTTCAAGGCGACTCTGCCGATCTCTCCGTCATTCTCAACGGTATTGAGTGGGCCGtcaacgatatcatcaagaagaagagacaagagtTCTCCGTGATCAACCTCTCTCTTGGTATCGATGGTGTATCTGGGGCGctcaacgacatcatcaagaatgcCGCCAAGTCCGGAGTCATCTTTGTGGTCGCCGCCGGAAACCAAGGAACAAATGCCAATACTAAATCTCCAGCTTCAGCCCCTCAGGCCATTACTGTTGGAGCCATTGACAAGAACTGGAGAATCCCCAGCTGGTCCAACTATGGCAGCTCTGTAGATATGATGGCACCGGGTGTCGATGTCGTTTCTGCCTCGTATCTCAGCGATAACGGCACCTATATTGAGAGCGGTACCTCAATGGCCACTCCTCACGTTTCTGGTCTTGTACTGTACGCGCAGTCCGTGTACGGAATTACGGGGGTTGACACCACAACCAAATACATCAAGAAGTACGCTACCAACAATAAGGTCGTGGGTAGCCGCCGAGGCTCACCAAACCTgatcgccaacaacaacaaccttgcTCAAAGCAAATGA
- a CDS encoding hypothetical protein (EggNog:ENOG41) has product MHLILTGATGLVGSGVLDAMLKSKEITKISILSRRPVPMAAGDPRVNVIAHNDFTRYNSEVLEQLQGASGVVWALGISQLKVTKDEYVTITKDFPVAAAKAFSKISPTKEPFRFIYVSGHGATLEPNSFTPIFGCVKGETEKALSELHAPSKFRVESVRPAGVDATNHEAIKPYIPNPGMLYNAMYLLMGPLMRTALQSLHSPTEKLGPFLMNMAMGKYDKPLDAGGNGISSINGSRILENAAFQRLYEQ; this is encoded by the exons AtgcatctcatcctcactgGAGCCACTGGCCTCGTTGGCTCTGGCGTGCTTGACGCTATGCTCAAGTCAAAAGAAATCACCAAGATTTCAATACTGAGCCGCAGACCAGTGCCGATGGCAGCAGGTGATCCCAGAGTCAATGTCATCGCCCACAATGACTTTACGCGATACAATTCAGAAGTCCTTGAGCAACTTCAAGGCGCAAGCGGTGTGGTTTGGGCGTTGGGTATCAGCCAGCTCAAGGTGACAAAAGA CGAATATGTCACCATCACTAAAGATTTTCCGGTTGCTGCTGCGAAAGCCTTTTCCAAGATATCACCTACCAAGGAACCTTTCCGATTCATATACGTTTCTGGTCATGGAGCTACCCTTGAGCCGAATTCATTTACACCCATCTTCGGTTGTGTGAAAGGCGAGACTGAGAAGGCACTTTCTGAGCTACATGCGCCGTCGAAATTTCGCGTCGAATCTGTACGTCCTGCCGGGGTAGATGCTACAAATCATGAGGCTATCAAACCATATATCCCCAACCCTGGTATGCTCTACAACGCTATGTATTTGCTCATGGGTCCTCTCATGAGAACCGCACTTCAGTCGTTGCATAGCCCAACGGAGAAACTTGGCCCTTTTCTTATGAATATGGCGATGGGGAAGTATGACAAGCCGTTGGACGCTGGAGGAAACGGCATCTCCAGTATCAACGGTTCGAGGATACTGGAAAATGCAGCCTTCCAAAGGTTGTATGAGCAATAA
- a CDS encoding hypothetical protein (EggNog:ENOG41), which produces MATKDEFKDVSEARPVQVPTNSSSDIPHDHAQEEIVKKPWWHSFKKPGSALQIIVAALFAIAIGVVVATQVDDIPEAAPILVGIIGNMWLRALKAVVLPLIVCSMLLAVTRLREMGKGGSLLARWTVGYYIITTLVSITLSCIMMGLVWTKQYSVVNTGALDEDQEEKLKENDRSIPVVVQDMFFSLIPSNVVKALAEDELLAVIITAIIVGYLIESPRSPIIRVTEEIERMITKIIKFLIAVAPIGVFFLILPNLMKLDIGEIGKNLGLLIGATLSTMLIHILIIVPIIFFAFTRMNAYSYWIKISPAWITAWGTASSAATLSVTLRCAKDRGIPSTIYKFSCPLGCLINMDGTAIYLPAAVVFMAATQGTTLGPTDYVIIALLSTLASIGVSPIPSASLVLSVMIARSVNVELTEMYAVIVAIDWFLDRFRTAVNVSGDLFASMIIYKMTKIEDPPEVVEQDARDADQSEKDASNKV; this is translated from the exons ATGGCCACCAAAGATGAGTTCAAGGATGTCTCCGAGGCACGTCCGGTACAGGTGCCTACCAATTCCAGCAGCGACATTCCTCACGACCATGCCCAGGAGGAGATTGTAAAGAAGCCGTGGTGGCATAGCTTCAAAAAACCCGGCTCAGCTCTTCAAATCATCGTAGCTGCCCTGTTCGCTATCGCCATCGGCGTTGTCGTCGCTACTCAGGTCGACGATATTCCGGAGGCTGCTCCCATCCTTGTCGGTATCATTGGCAACATGTGGCTAAGAGCCCTTAAGGCAGTTG TCCTTCCCTTGATCGTCTGCTCTATGTTGCTCGCTGTGACCAGACTCCGAGAGATGGGCAAGGGGGGTTCTCTTCTCGCTCGATGGACTGTCGGATactacatcatcaccactctcGTGTCCATCACACTGTCTTGTATCATGATGGGCCTCGTCTGGACCAAACAGTACTCAGTGGTCAACACTGGCGCACTTGATGAAGACCAAGAGGAAAAACTCAAAGAAAATGATCGCAGCATCCCCGTGGTTGTACAGGATATGTTCTTCTCTCTGATCCCCTCGAATGTGGTTAAGGCGTTGGCCGAAGACGAGTTACTGGcagtcatcatcactgccatcatcgtcggATACCTCATTGAATCTCCTCGCTCGCCCATCATTCGCGTTACCGAGGAGATTGAACGTATGatcaccaagatcatcaagttcCTCATCGCGGTTGCCCCTATCGGTGTCTTCTTCCTGATTCTGCCCAACCTGATGAAGCTTGACATTGGCGAGATCGGCAAGAATCTAGGTCTTCTCATCGGTGCCACCCTGTCCACCATGCTCATCCATATCCTAATCATCGTGCCCATCATATTCTTCGCCTTCACCAGGATGAATGCTTACTCATACTGGATCAAGATCTCTCCTGCCTGGATCACTGCATGGGGAACGGCTTCGTCTGCTGCCACTTTGTCGGTCACTCTTCGATGCGCCAAGGACCGTGGTATTCCTTCCACCATCTACAAATTCTCTTGTCCTCTGGGCTGTCTGATTAACATGGACGG CACTGCCATCTATCTTCCTGCTGCCGTTGTCTTCATGGCTGCGACACAAGGCACAACCCTCGGGCCTACCGACTACGTCATTATTGCACTACTGTCAACATTGGCCTCTATCGGTGTATCTCCGATTCCCTCGGCCTCGCTTGTTCTTTCTGTCATGATTGCTCGCTCTGTTAATGTTGAGCTCACCGAAATGTATGCTGTCATCGTGGCTATCGATTGGTTCCTCGACCGCTTCCGTACCGCTGTCAATGTTTCCGGCGATTTATTTGCATCTATGATCATCTACAAGATGACCAAGATCGAGGATCCGCCTGAAGTTGTTGAGCAAGACGCCCGAGACGCTGATCAGAGCGAGAAGGATGCTTCCAACAAGGTTTAG